From one Esox lucius isolate fEsoLuc1 chromosome 11, fEsoLuc1.pri, whole genome shotgun sequence genomic stretch:
- the LOC105028341 gene encoding cysteine protease ATG4D isoform X1 produces MNPSSSCEGQSPEDHPPDDWFHLSTMSLGTMGSDGSWDDSERPERGRLKSKLVSAWNTVKYGWSFKSKARFSKTSPLTMLGQSYRLSHGVERERFRQAFATLLWLTYRRGFPQLGGSSLTTDCGWGCMLRSGQMLLAQGLLLHLLPQGWTLLSAPRVARDDMDVQQSPSSGPPLTKKGRRKSTGSLLDNRTEVTHRLVVSWFGDCPAAPFGLHQLVDKGKSSGKKAGDWYGPSIVAHILRKAVAAASVVPNLVVHVAQDCTVYIDDVVRLCERPPPDDPTGSPGWKSVIILVPVRLGGDILNPTYIRCVKNLLALEHCIGIIGGKPKHSLFFVGYQDEQLLYLDPHYSQSTVDVTQDHFPLESFHCKYPRKMAFSRMDPSCTIGFYAKSRKDFESLCSALNTALSSSTEKYPIFTIAGCQGQDGVREGEISVPPYSVTHILAKNQQTLRRTNTNNSMEEFVLL; encoded by the exons ATGAACCCAAGTTCTTCCTGTGAGGGCCAGAGCCCTGAGGACCACCCGCCAGACGATTGGTTCCACCTCTCCACCATGTCTCTGGGAACGATGGGCTCTGATGGAAGCTGGGACGACTCTGAAAGACCTGAGCGTGGCAGACTCAAGTCCAAATTAGTGTCCGCGTGGAACACAGTCAAATATG GCTGGTCGTTTAAGTCAAAGGCTCGTTTCAGCAAGACCTCTCCTCTAACCATGCTTGGACAGTCCTACCGGCTCAGTCATGGAG TGGAGAGGGAGCGCTTCCGCCAGGCCTTTGCCACTCTGCTGTGGCTCACATACAGACGGGGCTTCCCACAGCTGGGTGGTTCCTCATTGACCACAGATTGTGGCTGGGGCTGCATGTTGCGCAGTGGACAGATGCTTCTGGCCCAGGGGCTGCTGCTTCACCTCTTGCCCCAAG GCTGGACCTTGCTGTCTGCCCCCCGTGTTGCCAGAGATGACATGGATGTGCAGCAGTCTCCGTCCTCGGGTCCGCCGCTTACTAAgaagggaaggaggaagagCACGGGCTCGCTATTGGATAACCGGACTGAGGTCACTCACAGACTTGTGGTTTCCTGGTTCGGGGACTGTCCCGCTGCCCCTTTCGGGCTCCATCAGCTGGTGGACAAGGGCAAGAGCTCTGGGAAGAAAGCGGGGGACTGGTACGGTCCCTCCATCGTGGCACACATTCTCCG CAAGGCGGTCGCAGCAGCGTCGGTGGTCCCCAATCTAGTCGTTCATGTAGCACAGGACTGCACCG TGTACATCGATGATGTGGTGAGGCTCTGTGAGCGGCCTCCGCCTGACGACCCTACTGGAAGTCCAGGCTGGAAGTCTGTCATCATTCTGGTCCCTGTTCGCCTGGGAGGAGACATCCTCAACCCAACCTACATCAGATGTGTCAAA AACCTCCTGGCTTTAGAACACTGCATTGGAATCATTGGCGGAAAACCCAAACACTCTCTGTTCTTTGTTGGAtatcaag ACGAGCAGCTGTTGTACTTGGACCCCCACTACAGCCAGTCAACAGTGGATGTTACACAGGACCACTTCCCCTTAGAG TCTTTCCACTGCAAGTATCCCAGGAAGATGGCCTTCAGTCGCATGGACCCCAGCTGCACTATAGGCTTCTATGCCAAGAGCCGGAAGGATTTTGAGTCGCTTTGCTCAGCTCTTAACACG GCTCTCTCATCGTCAACAGAGAAGTACCCCATCTTCACCATTGcaggatgtcagggacaggaTGGGGTGCGTGAGGGTGAAATCAGTGTACCCCCATACTCAGTCACCCACATTCTCGCCAAGAACCAGCAGACGCTGAGAAGGACAAACACTAATAACAGCATGGAGGAGTTTGTGTTACTGTGA
- the LOC105028341 gene encoding cysteine protease ATG4D isoform X2, whose product MSKARFSKTSPLTMLGQSYRLSHGVERERFRQAFATLLWLTYRRGFPQLGGSSLTTDCGWGCMLRSGQMLLAQGLLLHLLPQGWTLLSAPRVARDDMDVQQSPSSGPPLTKKGRRKSTGSLLDNRTEVTHRLVVSWFGDCPAAPFGLHQLVDKGKSSGKKAGDWYGPSIVAHILRKAVAAASVVPNLVVHVAQDCTVYIDDVVRLCERPPPDDPTGSPGWKSVIILVPVRLGGDILNPTYIRCVKNLLALEHCIGIIGGKPKHSLFFVGYQDEQLLYLDPHYSQSTVDVTQDHFPLESFHCKYPRKMAFSRMDPSCTIGFYAKSRKDFESLCSALNTALSSSTEKYPIFTIAGCQGQDGVREGEISVPPYSVTHILAKNQQTLRRTNTNNSMEEFVLL is encoded by the exons ATG TCAAAGGCTCGTTTCAGCAAGACCTCTCCTCTAACCATGCTTGGACAGTCCTACCGGCTCAGTCATGGAG TGGAGAGGGAGCGCTTCCGCCAGGCCTTTGCCACTCTGCTGTGGCTCACATACAGACGGGGCTTCCCACAGCTGGGTGGTTCCTCATTGACCACAGATTGTGGCTGGGGCTGCATGTTGCGCAGTGGACAGATGCTTCTGGCCCAGGGGCTGCTGCTTCACCTCTTGCCCCAAG GCTGGACCTTGCTGTCTGCCCCCCGTGTTGCCAGAGATGACATGGATGTGCAGCAGTCTCCGTCCTCGGGTCCGCCGCTTACTAAgaagggaaggaggaagagCACGGGCTCGCTATTGGATAACCGGACTGAGGTCACTCACAGACTTGTGGTTTCCTGGTTCGGGGACTGTCCCGCTGCCCCTTTCGGGCTCCATCAGCTGGTGGACAAGGGCAAGAGCTCTGGGAAGAAAGCGGGGGACTGGTACGGTCCCTCCATCGTGGCACACATTCTCCG CAAGGCGGTCGCAGCAGCGTCGGTGGTCCCCAATCTAGTCGTTCATGTAGCACAGGACTGCACCG TGTACATCGATGATGTGGTGAGGCTCTGTGAGCGGCCTCCGCCTGACGACCCTACTGGAAGTCCAGGCTGGAAGTCTGTCATCATTCTGGTCCCTGTTCGCCTGGGAGGAGACATCCTCAACCCAACCTACATCAGATGTGTCAAA AACCTCCTGGCTTTAGAACACTGCATTGGAATCATTGGCGGAAAACCCAAACACTCTCTGTTCTTTGTTGGAtatcaag ACGAGCAGCTGTTGTACTTGGACCCCCACTACAGCCAGTCAACAGTGGATGTTACACAGGACCACTTCCCCTTAGAG TCTTTCCACTGCAAGTATCCCAGGAAGATGGCCTTCAGTCGCATGGACCCCAGCTGCACTATAGGCTTCTATGCCAAGAGCCGGAAGGATTTTGAGTCGCTTTGCTCAGCTCTTAACACG GCTCTCTCATCGTCAACAGAGAAGTACCCCATCTTCACCATTGcaggatgtcagggacaggaTGGGGTGCGTGAGGGTGAAATCAGTGTACCCCCATACTCAGTCACCCACATTCTCGCCAAGAACCAGCAGACGCTGAGAAGGACAAACACTAATAACAGCATGGAGGAGTTTGTGTTACTGTGA